GGCGGTGGATCATCGTCCTTGACGTTTTGCAGATCCGAGATTGAAGAGCGCCATAACCCTCTTCGCCGCGGACTCACCAGCAGTGATGCGGTTATGGGAGCCTTTATGATCCACCAGATGAAGGCCACATCCATGTCGTCCCAGCACCTGAAACGCACGGCGGGGCAGTAATGAGATCAACCCGAACCCGCCGCTGATGTACGGTGTCCGACAGGGCGCCGCCGGAACACGGCGTGTGAAATTCGATTGGGGCTTTGATGCATATGGCTCCAGTTGCAACACCAGCTTCAGAAACATGTGCGAGGTACAGAACCTGCTTCGATATAACATCATGTATCATGGAAACGCCGCGGTAGAGGCTCACCCCTCACTCACCCCTTGTTGTCGTAGAAATTTCGAGTGAGGATCCAGGCTGTGATGATGGTCAGCGGCAAACCTGCGGTGCCGAGAAACACAGTGAGAGGCGGGAGGACGGCCACACCATGCTGTGAAGAGATTGGAGCACCCACCCCAGCCGATGAGTATGTAACCCCAGAAGTACTTCTTCTGGAAGACAAAGGTGAGCGCCAGCAGCGTCTGCAGGTACATGCCCTCCACCAGCAGCCAGAAGTAGTTGGCCAGGATGCAGAAATGGAAGAAGGCCACGGCCGCTTTGCAGGACGCCTGCGGAGACACAGGAACAGAAGACGGACCATACAGGTCAGCAAGGTGTGGAAAACTCCAGCAGATATTCCCACTGTGGGAAAATACAGGGACTGTCTAATCTAATCTGACCTAATCTAATCTGATCTAATCTGAAGGCCACCTACACCCCTGTAATTAGTCATGTGTAAGTAGATTTTCTGGATAACTCAATCAACCACAGTGGCTTCTTCTTTGACTCAACCCCGGCCATCACCTTCTCCTCGTCCACTGATTGCCACTTATATGGGCTCAGTGTTGATTGGACAGTCCGACCAGTCACCATCCAATCAGACAGAGGCGTCCAGACGGGGCCAGAAGCTGGTTTACAGATACAAACTCAGAGATTCTGCTCAAGCAGTCATCTGCAGATGCAAAATGTTTATGGCGAAATATCGAGTCTGTTGCTGATCGCCaaaaggctgctgctgctgttgttgtagttgatgttgttgttgctgctgttgatgttcctgatgttgtttttgttgttgttgttgttgctgttgctgctgctgttgctgctgttgctgctgctgttgctgttattgctgctgctgctgttgctgatgctgctgatgctgctgttgttgctgttattgctgttgctgctgttgctgttattgctgctgctgctgttgctgttgctgctgttgctgctgctgctgccgttgCTGTtattgctgttgctgctgttgctgttattgctgctgctgctgcttttgttgctgttgttgctgttgctcctgttactgttgctgttattgctgctgctgctgctgctgttgttgctgcttttgctgctgctgctgctgttgctgccattgctgttgctgttgctgctgccagcctctcctcctcctccctcccagcCCTCATGGCTCACTTCATCAGCACCGTATCAGACTGATGGTCAGAGCAGAAGGGTGGGACACTCACCGTGGACATGAAGCAGTGGTCCAGGTCCTCATCAGAGAAAAGAACCCTGTCCTTGATGAAAACGGCGCTGGCTCTCAGAATGAACGAGACGAACAGATTGATGTGGATGTAGTTTCTGGTGCAGTGAAACTTCCTGATGAGCAGAGAGGATTTTTCTTTCagttaaaaatcactttttcacacttttttttggtgtttttttttttctaagagaAATCTCTGGCTTCACCTGAACGCAGTGAAGACAAAAATAGCTGTTATCAGAGAGATGAGGGACGTAGCATAGCCAGCAGTGTACACCTGTCTGAAGGTGGAGAAATAAGTGGTCTGAAACATAGAGAAGACAAGAGTAGTTATTCATGCTTTtcttatacatatatatatatatatatatatatatatatatatatatatatatatatatatatatatatatatatatatatatatatatataaatatatataaggGGTGTAACGAAATTTTGCTAAATAAGGAATGACGAATTATAATTCAAAGACGCACAAAATAATTGCACGAAATAAAAAACGCGAAAGGGCACCGCGTACCACTGAGAATGACGATTTTTTACTCTCCTCGCCTCCCGTAGCAAAACACTCATTTCAATATGGAGGAAGACGAAGTCGAATAAGCTGCTAGGCTATCGCTCCTTCGTCAGATACATCGGTTGAGTGGATCTTTTCTGGCTTCCCATATGAACGACGAGAGGACGGTGAGAAGATTGTGGATAAAACAAGAACCGTGTTGCAAAATGTCTTGTTTCGCATTTTGTATTGTTTCGTGAGTTGACCATTTCGTTACaccccaaccaaccaaccaaataaccagccaaccagccaaccagccaaccaaccaaccaaccagccaaccaaccagccaaccaaccaatcgaccgaccaaccaaccaaccaaccaaccaaccaaccaaccaaccactcaaccaaccaaccaaccaaccaaccaaccaaccaacctaccaaccgaccgaccaaccaaccaaccaaacaaccagccagtcaaccaactaaccaactaACCCACCCAcctaccaaccaaccagccaaccaaccagccaaccaaccaatcgcccgaccaaccaaccaaccaaccaaccaaccaaccaaccaaccaaccaaccaaccaaccaaccaacccaccaaccgaccgaccaaccaaccaaccaaccaaccaaccaaccaaccagccagtcaaccaactaaccaactaACCCATCCAcctaccaaccaaccagccaaccaaccaaccaaccaaccaaccgaccagcCAACCAACCGACTGACCTTTGTCCAGTTAGAAAGCATCTCAGACTTGAAATCAGGTCAACCTTAGTCATCAAGTCCTGGGCggggtttttttctgccatCCAAGGCTTTCTCAGTTTGTGCCTGTCCCTCGGCTCAGCTGGCTGGACTGTCAGAAATGTCTTTACGTATATGACATTTGTCCACTTGTAGTCAGTAACAACAGAACcaggaagctgcagaaaaaTCAACTTTAAAAGACTACTTCAGAAagccaacaaaaagaaaaaccaaacaaacaagccATCAATCAGTTTATTCAGAGCCTCTTTACTGTCATTTAGCTAATCCTTTCCCAGATGTAATCAGCCTAATTGCAGGTGGGAATCATCCTGTAATTAAAATGGCATTAGAGTGTCAGTGCACTGAGTGGCAGCAGAGAAAAGTTCAAATGAATAAGACGCTTCAGCCAAGTCGAAGCTTGTACCTTTtggtcttcttcttcatcttctgcaAACACGCAGGCCTCCTCGTACGAAGGGTACAGGTCGGACCAGCCGTCCTCAGTGCAGTTCCTGTAGATGTAACCTGAAAAACACGTGGACACGGTCTGAATCTGAAAGTGgctggggtggggtgggggtgctgATGCAGGTTAGATGTGGATCTAACATGATTACCATTGACGCTAAGACTCTTATTTTGTCTCATTTGGCTCCTGTTTTGAAGCGATAGAATGAAGAGCACACTTTATATAAGAGTTGTAATCATTGTGAAGCGAAGCCTGAATCAGACGCCTGGAGTCAGAACGCAGCAGCGGGTCGGCGGGTTCTCCGTGCTAATGTGAGAGAGGGAGCGCCGATCGGTGAGAAGATGCCCGCCTGGCATCCAGCGCGGGGGTTTGAGCGGTGGGCGGATCGGCCGGTACGCGGCCGCATTAGCCTCGGTGTGAGGCGGCGTGGAGAGAGCGCACCGCCCGCGGGGCTTCGCAGGATGCGAGTGGAGGCTGGAGGTCGAGGCTCCGGGGAGGCTCGGCAGAGCTCGTAACGAGCGGCGCCGACTTCGCCTCTCGCCATGAACTCTTTGATTTTCCAATTCAATGTTTTCTCTGCGTCACGGCCCGTGGCTGGGAAGGCCAGATCGAGCCCACGGCCTGAGTCCAGGGACCCATCAGTACTGagtcatcccccccccccccgttaaCGGTTCCAGTATTTTACCTTCGTTGTTAGTGAAGAGCAGCGACACGTTGGCGCACGAGACCCGGACCACCCGGCCCACGTCCACGCGGTGCCAGCAGCGGATGTTGTCCCAAAACGTGGAGCAGCCTGAGAGGAAGACGGACCAAGAGCTTCAGCAAAGACTCGTTACTAGGTCCAAAGAGCCGTGGCAAAACGCAGGaacacattgatttttattttattcttcattAGATAAATTAAGCAATAATCATGGTCTCTCTGAGGAGTCTTTATCTGTACGGCGTCTCTCTCAGGTGTCTTTATGGCGTCTGTCaggtgtgttcatggtgtctctcaggtgtctctcaggtgtcttcATGGCGTCTCTCAAGTGTCTCCATGGGGTCTCTCAGGTGTCTTCATGGCGTCTTTCAGGTGTCTTTATGGTGTCTGTCAGGTGTCTCTATGGCGTATCTCAGTTGTCTTCATGGCGTCTCCCAGGGCGTCTCTCAATTGTCTTCATGgggtctctcaggtgtctccaTGGTGTCTCTATGGCGTGTCACAGTTGTCTTCATGGGGTTTCTCAGGTGTCTTTATGGTGTCTGTCAGGTGTCTCTATGACGTATCTCAGTTGTCTTCATGGCGTCTCTCAGGGCGTCTCTCAATTATTTTCATGGGGTCTCTCAGGTGTCTGTCAGGTGTCTCTATGGCGTGTCTCAGGTGTCTTCATGACGTCTCTCAGGGCGTCTCTCAATTGTCTTCATGGGGTCTCTCAGTTGTCTTCATGGCGTCTCCCAGGGCGTCTCTCTGAGGAGTCTTTATCTGTACGGCGTCTCTCTCAGGTGTCTTTATGACGTCTGTCAGGTGTCTCCATGGTGTCTCTATGGCGTGTCTCAGGTGTCTTCATGGCGTCTCTCAATTGTCTTCATGGGGTCTCTGAGGTGTCTCCATGGTGTCTCTATGGCGTCTCTCAAGTGTCTTCATGGGGTTTCTCAGGTGTCTTTATGGTGTCTGTCAGGTGTCTCTATGACGTATCTCAGTTGTCTTCATGGCGTCTCTCAGGGCGTCTCTCAATTGTCTTCATGGGGTCTCTCAGGTGTCTTCATGGGGTCTCTATGGCGTCTCTCAAGTGTCTTCATGGGGTTTCTCAGGTGTCTTCATGGGGTCTCTCAGGTGGCTCCATGGggtctctcagctgtctgaaTGGTGTCTCTCCGGTGTCTCTATGGCATATCTCAGGTGTCTTCGtggtgtctctcaggtgtcttcATCTTCATGGCGTCTCTCAGGGCGTCTCTCAGGTGAGTCCATGGCGTCTCTCAAGTGTCTTTATGGCTCTGAGGTGTCTTTATGGCGTCTCTCAAGTGTCTTTATGGCTCTGAGGTGTCTTTATGGTGTCTCTCAAGTGTCTTTATGGCTCTG
The window above is part of the Salarias fasciatus chromosome 23, fSalaFa1.1, whole genome shotgun sequence genome. Proteins encoded here:
- the ghrhrb gene encoding pituitary adenylate cyclase-activating polypeptide type I receptor, producing the protein MPAAGRLRPIQLIQLTVILQLALRETTEAIHPDCALVAQHMKTQEECTRVLRREENNHSAKAGCSTFWDNIRCWHRVDVGRVVRVSCANVSLLFTNNEGYIYRNCTEDGWSDLYPSYEEACVFAEDEEEDQKTTYFSTFRQVYTAGYATSLISLITAIFVFTAFRKFHCTRNYIHINLFVSFILRASAVFIKDRVLFSDEDLDHCFMSTASCKAAVAFFHFCILANYFWLLVEGMYLQTLLALTFVFQKKYFWGYILIGWGLPLTIITAWILTRNFYDNKGCWDDMDVAFIWWIIKAPITASLLVNFVIFVNVIRILVQKLRSPGVGGNDASHFKRLAKSTLLLIPLFGMHYMLFAFLPETMGEDARILVELGVGSFQGFVVALLYCFLNGEVQAELKKRFWKWQTQSYLSYSKRRRTLFTESSTVTQISVLDKSSPKDRAAAAATAAAASSVSAV